The Arabidopsis thaliana chromosome 5, partial sequence genomic interval GAGCTTGTGAATGATGTGATCAATTTGGAGAATTTGTTCTCATCTCAAGCAGCTTTAATACACAGACTAAGAGAAGAAATCGATGATCTCAAAGCACAGATTAGAGCtctacaaaaagaaaacaattcatCTCAAACTGATGACAATATGGACATGggaaagaagttgaaagaGATGGAGGAAAAGGTGAATGGTGTTAAAGATATAGAccaagaagttgaagaaaagaGTGACAACATTGATAAACATCTTACGAGAGCACATATGAAACTAAGTTTCTTATCCAAGAGATTAAAAAGCTTGACGCAAGAAggggaagatgaagaattaaAGGCTACTAATGTGCCAATTCAAGATATAGGATCTTTGACTGATACAAAGTTTCCAGAGGAAAACATTGATGATACCGTTGTGTCTGAAAATGCTTTAGACATTAAATCAGCATCTGAGGTGGTTTTTGCTGAAAAGGATCTTTCCGATGAAGTTAACCAAGAAGAGGCTAttgaaactaaaacaaagGAAGCTTCGTTATCTGATTTAGAGAAACACATCTCATCACCAAAATCAGACATCATAACAACACAAGAGTCATCAGATGAGTTATTCTTGCAGAAGTTGCTCGCACATGGGATCGAAGGCAgagaaaaacatttgttaaCTGAATACACCAAAGTACTTCGGAACTATAAAGAAGTGAAGAAGTTGCTACatgaaactgaaactaaaCTGAAAAATGTAAACACCTTGAAAGATGAAGGCAAGGATCAACAACGGGGCCAATTGTTCATGCTAATTTGCAGAGAAGATAATAACGCCACAAATGCAATAACTGgtcaaaaacagaggatgtCACCAAATGAAGAGCAATTGGGAGCACGAGTTGATGCATTACTAAGCGAGAACTTGAACTTATTGGTGAGGTTTAGCAACTCTTTTGGCAAAATACAACAGTTTGACACAGGGATCAAAGACTTACATGGTGAGATGTTGAAgatcataaaacaaaagaatcaagatGGAGGAAAAAACACTCTGAGATCAAATGTTCGTCCCATATACAAACACCTCAGCGAGATTCGCACCGAAATGACTGTTTGGTTAGAGAAGAGTTTgcttttaaaagaagaaatcaacaTCAGAGCTTCAACTTTGAGTGACATACACAATGAGATAACAGAAGCTCTCAAAACAGATTCTGAAGACtctgaaataaaatttacaatctACCAAGGAGCCAAATTCGAAGGCGAGGTTTCAAAcatgaagaaggaaaacaatAGGATTGCAGAAGAGTTGCAAACAGGTTTAGATCAAGTTACAAAACTGATGAAGGATGCTGATACAACACTCGAGAAACTAAGTGAGGAGTTTTCACTTTCTGAATCAAACACACAGTCTTCGCAAGATCGTTCTCGTATTCCTTTGAGGTCATTTATCTTCGATAGAAAACCGAAGAAGCAAAGACTATCCCTTTTCTCTTGTATTCAACCTTCATTGTCTAAGATGAAGAAGCCTGCTGGTTCATAGAAAACTTTTACATATCTTTCCATGTACTACTACTACATATCAATTGTGTTAATGGATTTAAATCTTTTCTTATTTGCATGGGATcgtctttcttgttttatgcACAAACGTAAACATCAATATAAGGCTAAATCTAGGAATAAGCATGTTTTGCTCCAAAGAGATTGGTCTAAAGCAAAGACAAGACATGGGCTTTTGAGTTGGGATTTTGATCTTCTTGCTGGATCCTCTCACTTAAAGGCCTATATCTTATTTGTTGTACGACGATTGCAAAACCTATGAGAATCCAATcatattgtaaaaaaaattacatatccCCGTTAGTATTGGACTATTGAATTTGTTAAACAAAGTTCAAATTACGGTAATATTTTCAATTgcctaaataatatatattgcaAATGTTTACAAACAGTGACTTCAAAACAAAGTAATGCACCAAACGTCAAGACAAATTCTACTTTgcatctgattttttttttacttttcagtttcttgtGATTAGGCCTCaaatgtcaaaaagaaaatatatacttagAATAATGTTGGTTAAGCTTGTGaattactttattttcttacttttgttAGGTtgtaataaacatataaaattataaataattactaTGTACAGCTAGCAAAATCGCGTTAGTCTAAGCTGTTCACGGCTGTTTTGTTTGACTAAGGGACAATATTCACACATCCTCTTCGTGATCTTTTGCTGTAAAAGAAAGATACTAAACAAATATCAGGTTTTGTCACTATTAACTAATCTACTAAactaatcatatttttttaacgtCTATCTCTAGTCtattacttttttaattagtgATTGTACCCAAAATTTACTCGTTATTCTATGGTACACATAATAAGAATTCTTTAAGAAGTGTGCAAAGTGTTAACATCATTACCTCAAGTGGGTAATCTTACCCTTCAAACACGGAGTTACTGTcagaaaaaatacatgtttATGCTTTTCTCTTTGTCGATTATGTGTGTCTATAGCCTACGATTAACATGTAAttaatgtttgattttatttagcACATATCATCACTACATTTCGCAATTTATTTCCATCTTTCGAAACTTGCTATTACAAGAAATTCTAAATTCTTATGTCAATACAGTTTAAAACCTGACATTCGATTTATGTCAAATACTTTCAGCATCAGATAGTAatctcaaaatttaaaagtacACAAATAAAAGGATTGGTAAcataattatagaaaattcaatcaaaatcatttaatatgaatatattagCCGAAAACTAATTCACTTAACGATACGCTGCATTATGTAAACATTTTGTAAGAATGAGATTTCtctaaatcaaaaattttaaaattgttcaATGAGATACCTTAACCGATCGGTTCAATAAAATCTTCGTAATTTCTGTACGAAAAGTTGtacaaatcaaacaatcaaacgtccaccatttttaaa includes:
- the NET2C gene encoding Kinase interacting (KIP1-like) family protein (Kinase interacting (KIP1-like) family protein; CONTAINS InterPro DOMAIN/s: KIP1-like (InterPro:IPR011684); BEST Arabidopsis thaliana protein match is: Kinase interacting (KIP1-like) family protein (TAIR:AT2G22560.1); Has 30201 Blast hits to 17322 proteins in 780 species: Archae - 12; Bacteria - 1396; Metazoa - 17338; Fungi - 3422; Plants - 5037; Viruses - 0; Other Eukaryotes - 2996 (source: NCBI BLink).) — encoded protein: MLRRAASNAYSWWWASHVRTKQSKWLEENLQDIEEKVEYALKLLEDEGDSFAKRAEMYYKRRPELISFVEESFKAYRALAERYDHISKELQNANTTIASVFPDQVPEFAMNEDDDDDAPVSPRHHKNKTSNKNVPKVPDLPIKDPEAAKKMFMSRKAIQEQNASSVVNKSGLSKTEAVEEIDKLQKEILVLQTEKEFVKTSYENGLAKYWEIEKCIMEKQGKVSSLQDEFDEGAVVIEDKEAQILMSTTALKSCQEKLEELRDKQEQNVKEVDVSRKQISESTEEFGNLSDALLGDGKGNHEIYSEKEKLESLGEKVNDEFDDSEAKSCLTIPDVADKIDELVNDVINLENLFSSQAALIHRLREEIDDLKAQIRALQKENNSSQTDDNMDMGKKLKEMEEKVNGVKDIDQEVEEKSDNIDKHLTRAHMKLSFLSKRLKSLTQEGEDEELKATNVPIQDIGSLTDTKFPEENIDDTVVSENALDIKSASEVVFAEKDLSDEVNQEEAIETKTKEASLSDLEKHISSPKSDIITTQESSDELFLQKLLAHGIEGREKHLLTEYTKVLRNYKEVKKLLHETETKLKNVNTLKDEGKDQQRGQLFMLICREDNNATNAITGQKQRMSPNEEQLGARVDALLSENLNLLVRFSNSFGKIQQFDTGIKDLHGEMLKIIKQKNQDGGKNTLRSNVRPIYKHLSEIRTEMTVWLEKSLLLKEEINIRASTLSDIHNEITEALKTDSEDSEIKFTIYQGAKFEGEVSNMKKENNRIAEELQTGLDQVTKLMKDADTTLEKLSEEFSLSESNTQSSQDRSRIPLRSFIFDRKPKKQRLSLFSCIQPSLSKMKKPAGS